Genomic segment of bacterium:
CGAAAGGGATCACGGGACGGACGGTTCCTCCGCGTAGTCGGAGGGATCGTAGGCTTCGGACGCCAGCACGAGGAGCACCGCATTCTCCCGGAAGCCGCGGAGCAGGTGCCAGTCCCCGGGTTCCAGAAGAAGGCCTTTCCCGGGGTCGTCGAGAGGGAAGGTCCGCTCCTTGCCGCCGCCGCGCACGACCGCGTCGCAACGGCCGTGAACGCACACGATCACCTGCCGGTTCCGCAGGTGACGGTGCCCCGCACGCTGCGCCTCCGCGGGAA
This window contains:
- a CDS encoding FdtA/QdtA family cupin domain-containing protein, with the translated sequence MAVTLRIPTFRDENGKLSVLDGDLPFKVRRVYFIHGVPAEAQRAGHRHLRNRQVIVCVHGRCDAVVRGGGKERTFPLDDPGKGLLLEPGDWHLLRGFRENAVLLVLASEAYDPSDYAEEPSVP